The following coding sequences are from one Mycolicibacterium aichiense window:
- a CDS encoding YihY/virulence factor BrkB family protein — protein MSETAVSARSTLRRRGYAMFVLLPRPLQQTCRLIGRTGRGTLDDRVPGLAAEAAFFTLISLPALLLAVVGSLGFVAAALGPEGRGGFRQLVLGIPRSFLSDPSYATYEQLVDTVLTETRGGVVSVALLLSVWTGSRAVNRYLETITIAYDLEPRPGWRRRLLALGLTIGLLLSAGAVLPPMVFGPRIVKWVAPDSVEETTLGTLHLFFWPSVVGVLIVGLATIYHVGAPWRTPWRRDLPGALLAMAIWLLASAGLRAYLSLSVRHDAVFSQLAVPIAVVLWLYITAFAVLLGAEFNAAIERMWPHEDHPWRLQRLRRKLERESPATAGATP, from the coding sequence ATGTCGGAGACCGCCGTCTCCGCGCGCTCGACCCTGCGGCGTCGCGGTTACGCGATGTTCGTCCTCCTACCCAGGCCGTTGCAGCAGACCTGCCGGCTGATCGGCCGTACCGGCCGCGGGACACTCGACGATCGGGTCCCCGGGTTGGCGGCCGAGGCAGCGTTCTTCACGTTGATCTCGCTGCCGGCCCTGCTGTTGGCGGTCGTGGGTTCACTCGGATTCGTGGCAGCCGCGCTCGGCCCGGAAGGCCGCGGCGGCTTCCGCCAACTCGTACTCGGAATCCCCAGGTCGTTCCTGTCGGATCCCAGCTATGCCACCTATGAGCAGCTGGTGGACACCGTGCTGACCGAAACGCGCGGAGGGGTCGTTTCCGTTGCCCTGCTGCTGAGCGTCTGGACCGGTTCACGGGCGGTGAATCGCTACCTCGAGACGATCACGATCGCCTATGACCTCGAACCGCGACCCGGCTGGCGGCGGCGCCTGCTGGCTTTGGGACTCACCATCGGTCTGCTCCTGAGTGCGGGGGCAGTGTTGCCGCCCATGGTCTTCGGTCCGCGGATTGTGAAATGGGTGGCGCCGGACTCCGTCGAGGAGACCACGCTTGGCACACTTCACCTGTTCTTCTGGCCATCGGTCGTCGGGGTATTGATCGTCGGCTTGGCGACGATCTACCACGTCGGCGCCCCATGGCGGACACCCTGGCGCCGCGACTTGCCCGGCGCCTTACTCGCCATGGCGATCTGGTTGCTGGCGTCTGCCGGGCTGCGGGCATACCTCTCATTGAGCGTTCGGCACGACGCCGTCTTCAGCCAACTCGCGGTGCCCATTGCTGTTGTCCTGTGGCTCTACATCACTGCTTTCGCAGTGCTTTTGGGCGCGGAGTTCAACGCCGCGATCGAGAGGATGTGGCCGCACGAGGATCATCCGTGGCGGTTGCAGCGTCTCCGAAGAAAGCTCGAGCGCGAATCACCGGCGACAGCGGGCGCAACCCCCTGA
- a CDS encoding ChaB family protein translates to MPMTKKNGKPKKSELPSTLQKSGKKAQRTFAKAHDAAEKEYSDAERAHRVAYSALKNKFEKVGDHWEKKAKKANSKTAEGVDAHATKKHLTEIARKLDIPRRSTMNKSDLVAAINKTSRGAAAHSR, encoded by the coding sequence GTGCCGATGACCAAGAAGAACGGCAAGCCGAAGAAGAGCGAACTGCCAAGCACCCTGCAGAAGTCGGGCAAGAAGGCCCAGCGCACCTTCGCCAAAGCACACGATGCGGCAGAGAAGGAATACAGTGACGCCGAGCGCGCCCACCGCGTCGCCTATAGCGCGCTGAAGAACAAGTTCGAAAAGGTCGGCGACCACTGGGAGAAGAAAGCCAAGAAGGCCAACAGCAAGACCGCTGAGGGGGTCGATGCCCATGCGACCAAGAAACACTTGACCGAGATCGCACGCAAGCTCGACATTCCGCGTCGTTCGACGATGAACAAGAGCGATCTGGTCGCTGCGATCAACAAGACCAGCCGTGGCGCAGCTGCGCACAGCCGCTAG
- a CDS encoding Ig-like domain-containing protein, protein MPSSSHARISQPSEVRLLPAEFGGMTPPRQAPTGNARFLTWLGASAVALGVGAAIASLPAVASADSSGSSDAKGSTTNSSAASGPAKSTGHASTARQKPRSAGVNGHAARNPNGAKNSATAKSTAKSDHKTSAVTAAVSQAPSIAQVSPAAAVTTDEPSVPRANATVSSTPPSARVVPAVGIESILSIFFSNGTAAHPNAGLLMGNGFSYTSATCPSVCNGGRAGIFGNGGAGYNGGNGGAAGLFGDGGKGGAAVATDGNGSGGDGGRGGLIMGNGGSGGNGTQTQGGATGGNGGSAGFFGRGGNGGNAGVALGTEGPVGGNGGDGGVFWGNGGNGGDGGNAIEYGGKAGKGGDGGDTGLFSMGGVGGNGGNGGKAGYGGDGGDGGDSGRFSLYSIGGNGGAGGDSPQQGHEDDYGGHGGEGGRGGLWTGNGGAGGAGGFGGGDGGDGGDVGALSVFGRGGNGGAGGVGQEGRPGDNGTADAPNGLEGFAGAEGGSGGNGGNGSLVFGIGGNGGSGGKGGWGGVGGRGFNYWAKAYNVTTGNGYNGGNGGAGGEGGPGGALGGQAGRGAYLFAIPSNGISGSSGVGGQGGRGGAGGAGGNTNDQNAIGGRGGDGGVGGIGGVGGASADGGYGGWGGDGGRAGWSFGLGGQGGKGGDGGKGGQGGNGSSQSVAGDGGTGGRAGAGGQGGQGVYGNGGNGGDGGNGGDGGNGGTGGPRPSTGGGGGNYGNYGTGGISNNATPGDNGSYGNSGNPGGPGSATALTAASVVSDTRSATSTPTANARKASSVNAIAALQSMWSGFTQALSYTFFNQSPTVAPNVWGQWGTNKVITIELNAKSNNGFPVTYSVKTQPKYGSLTLDETTGNYVYTPNPDMVAPGISDSFTITVNNGSRAQLPGFAGFVQGVLHSVAVTMGIAKPDTIDRTINVTVTGTGVYGGDVTELAQLHRQQSFWNCLLMASAMAAAQVTGTQTVDETTVVNWAKELDSVVIPGRKMFLSELIEMGAWPKDAVVLMQDHYPVTAVNTVYGTYDANGKRISAATPADGQRALNDMDAALAQGKAVTVGINNNALYSSLPGWKASSANPNFTDYNHQIQVLKVDVTNGKVWVNDSALDTGGREFSLSALMKAWQVTDYDLTVVSAIPQSEAAV, encoded by the coding sequence ATGCCGTCATCGAGTCATGCCCGAATCAGCCAGCCGTCCGAGGTGCGATTGCTTCCTGCCGAGTTCGGCGGGATGACGCCCCCGAGGCAGGCACCCACGGGCAATGCGCGGTTTTTGACCTGGCTCGGCGCCTCGGCGGTTGCCCTCGGTGTCGGTGCGGCCATCGCTTCGCTCCCTGCCGTTGCGTCAGCCGATTCCAGCGGCTCGTCGGACGCCAAGGGATCCACCACGAACAGTTCCGCGGCCAGCGGTCCGGCGAAGTCGACGGGGCACGCGAGTACCGCCCGGCAGAAACCGCGATCAGCGGGCGTCAACGGACACGCGGCCCGTAATCCCAATGGCGCCAAGAACTCCGCGACCGCAAAGAGCACGGCCAAGTCTGACCACAAGACATCAGCCGTCACCGCCGCTGTCAGCCAAGCGCCGTCCATCGCGCAGGTGAGCCCCGCGGCGGCGGTCACCACCGACGAGCCTTCGGTTCCCCGCGCCAACGCAACGGTCAGTAGCACGCCGCCGTCGGCGCGCGTGGTCCCCGCCGTCGGCATCGAGTCGATCCTGAGCATCTTCTTCAGCAACGGCACGGCCGCGCACCCGAACGCCGGCTTGTTGATGGGCAACGGATTCTCCTATACCTCCGCCACCTGCCCGAGCGTGTGCAACGGCGGCCGCGCCGGCATCTTCGGTAACGGCGGAGCCGGCTACAACGGCGGAAACGGCGGTGCGGCCGGGCTATTCGGAGACGGCGGCAAGGGAGGCGCAGCCGTGGCCACCGACGGCAATGGCTCCGGCGGCGACGGCGGACGCGGCGGCCTGATCATGGGCAACGGTGGTTCCGGAGGAAACGGCACTCAAACCCAAGGTGGCGCGACCGGCGGCAACGGCGGCTCGGCCGGCTTCTTCGGAAGGGGCGGCAATGGCGGCAACGCCGGCGTGGCACTGGGAACCGAAGGGCCCGTGGGCGGCAACGGGGGCGACGGTGGCGTGTTCTGGGGCAACGGCGGCAACGGTGGCGACGGCGGCAACGCCATCGAGTACGGCGGCAAGGCCGGCAAGGGCGGTGATGGAGGCGACACCGGACTGTTCTCGATGGGAGGTGTCGGCGGCAACGGCGGCAACGGCGGCAAGGCCGGCTACGGCGGTGACGGTGGCGACGGCGGAGACAGCGGTCGGTTCTCGCTGTACTCGATCGGCGGCAACGGCGGGGCCGGTGGCGACAGTCCGCAACAGGGCCACGAAGACGATTACGGCGGCCACGGCGGTGAAGGAGGCCGCGGTGGCCTCTGGACGGGCAACGGGGGCGCCGGCGGAGCGGGCGGTTTCGGCGGGGGCGACGGCGGCGACGGGGGCGATGTCGGAGCTCTATCGGTGTTCGGCCGCGGCGGCAACGGCGGCGCCGGCGGCGTCGGGCAGGAAGGACGGCCCGGCGATAACGGAACCGCCGACGCACCCAATGGACTGGAAGGTTTCGCGGGCGCCGAGGGCGGTAGCGGCGGCAACGGCGGCAACGGCAGCCTGGTTTTCGGTATCGGCGGAAACGGCGGCAGCGGTGGCAAGGGCGGCTGGGGCGGTGTCGGCGGACGTGGCTTCAATTACTGGGCGAAGGCGTACAACGTAACCACCGGAAATGGTTACAACGGTGGTAATGGCGGTGCCGGCGGAGAGGGTGGCCCCGGTGGTGCCCTCGGAGGCCAAGCCGGCAGAGGCGCCTACCTCTTCGCAATTCCGTCCAACGGAATTTCCGGCTCGAGTGGCGTCGGCGGCCAGGGCGGTCGGGGCGGAGCCGGTGGAGCCGGTGGAAACACCAACGACCAGAACGCAATCGGCGGTCGCGGCGGTGACGGCGGCGTCGGCGGAATCGGCGGAGTCGGTGGTGCAAGCGCCGACGGCGGGTATGGCGGCTGGGGCGGAGACGGCGGCAGAGCCGGATGGAGCTTCGGCCTCGGCGGCCAAGGAGGCAAGGGCGGAGACGGCGGCAAGGGTGGCCAAGGCGGCAACGGATCGAGCCAGAGTGTCGCGGGCGACGGCGGCACGGGTGGCCGGGCCGGAGCCGGCGGCCAAGGCGGTCAGGGCGTTTATGGCAACGGTGGCAATGGCGGCGACGGCGGCAACGGCGGTGACGGCGGCAACGGCGGAACCGGCGGTCCTCGCCCGAGCACAGGCGGCGGCGGCGGTAACTACGGCAACTACGGCACCGGCGGGATAAGCAACAACGCCACGCCTGGTGACAATGGCTCCTACGGCAACTCGGGCAACCCTGGGGGGCCCGGGTCGGCCACCGCACTGACAGCCGCATCGGTCGTGAGCGACACCCGTTCTGCTACCAGCACACCGACGGCTAACGCGCGAAAAGCGTCCTCCGTCAACGCCATTGCGGCACTGCAGTCGATGTGGAGCGGGTTCACACAGGCACTGTCGTACACCTTCTTCAATCAGTCACCGACGGTCGCGCCGAACGTGTGGGGCCAGTGGGGCACGAACAAGGTGATCACCATTGAGCTCAACGCCAAGAGCAACAATGGATTCCCGGTGACGTATTCGGTGAAAACACAGCCGAAGTACGGTTCGCTGACCTTGGATGAGACAACTGGCAACTACGTCTACACGCCCAACCCCGACATGGTGGCCCCGGGCATCAGCGACAGTTTCACCATCACAGTCAACAACGGCAGCCGTGCTCAGTTGCCGGGGTTTGCGGGCTTCGTTCAAGGTGTGCTGCATTCTGTCGCCGTGACGATGGGGATCGCTAAGCCCGACACCATCGACCGGACAATCAACGTGACCGTCACGGGTACGGGCGTGTACGGCGGTGACGTGACCGAGTTGGCGCAACTGCACCGCCAGCAGAGCTTCTGGAACTGCTTGTTGATGGCCTCGGCGATGGCGGCCGCACAGGTCACCGGGACACAAACCGTCGACGAGACGACGGTTGTCAATTGGGCCAAGGAGCTCGACAGCGTCGTCATCCCCGGCCGGAAGATGTTCCTCAGTGAGCTGATCGAAATGGGCGCGTGGCCGAAAGACGCCGTCGTCCTGATGCAGGATCATTACCCGGTGACGGCAGTCAACACCGTGTACGGGACCTACGACGCGAACGGCAAGCGTATTTCCGCCGCGACACCCGCGGACGGGCAACGCGCACTCAACGACATGGATGCCGCTCTGGCGCAAGGCAAGGCGGTAACGGTCGGAATCAATAACAACGCGTTGTATTCGTCGCTCCCCGGCTGGAAGGCGTCCAGCGCCAACCCGAACTTCACCGACTACAACCACCAAATACAGGTGCTCAAGGTGGATGTGACGAACGGGAAGGTGTGGGTGAACGACAGCGCACTGGATACGGGCGGCCGCGAGTTCTCCTTGAGCGCGCTGATGAAGGCATGGCAGGTCACCGATTATGACCTCACAGTCGTGTCCGCGATCCCTCAGTCCGAGGCGGCCGTCTGA
- a CDS encoding mechanosensitive ion channel family protein, which produces MDARNLALEWTDTTQHWLVEVPIRLAVYLIVILIVRYVLHRMIDRATTGRSGKSSAGEQRLQDTKPTLLRRLRHGVPVTTISDQASTRRQQRAHTIGSVLKSTVSIILLSWLVLAALNVVGVNLAPFIASAGVIGLAVGFGAQNLVRDFVSGVFMLLEDQYGVGDIVDLGEMSGEVESVGLRITTVRDIDGTLWYVRNGEISRVGNMSQEYAVARIEVPVALTADVEQAERVALEAAAQAIEDPTVGAKVLGEPEMLGVQELAPDLLTLRMTLKTRPGAQWSVQRRLRREILQAYDESGIELPYPRGRIHAVVGGNAEK; this is translated from the coding sequence ATGGATGCACGCAACTTGGCCTTGGAATGGACGGACACCACCCAGCACTGGCTCGTGGAGGTGCCGATCCGCCTCGCGGTGTACCTGATCGTCATCCTGATCGTCCGGTATGTGCTGCACCGAATGATCGACCGTGCGACTACCGGCCGGAGTGGCAAGAGCAGCGCCGGTGAGCAGCGGCTCCAGGATACGAAGCCCACCTTGCTGCGCCGCCTTCGTCATGGCGTCCCGGTGACAACCATCAGCGATCAAGCCAGCACTCGACGCCAGCAGCGTGCTCACACGATCGGGTCGGTCCTGAAATCCACAGTGTCGATAATTCTGCTGTCATGGTTGGTGCTGGCAGCACTCAATGTGGTGGGGGTGAATCTCGCGCCGTTCATCGCCTCGGCCGGCGTGATCGGCCTTGCGGTCGGATTCGGTGCCCAGAACCTGGTGCGCGACTTCGTCAGCGGCGTGTTCATGCTGCTCGAAGACCAATACGGGGTGGGTGACATCGTCGACCTCGGCGAGATGAGCGGCGAGGTCGAAAGCGTTGGTCTGCGCATCACCACCGTCCGCGACATCGACGGCACGTTGTGGTACGTCCGTAATGGAGAGATCTCCCGGGTGGGCAACATGAGCCAGGAATACGCGGTGGCCCGTATCGAGGTGCCGGTCGCGTTGACCGCCGACGTCGAACAGGCGGAGCGGGTGGCACTGGAGGCGGCCGCGCAGGCTATCGAGGACCCGACGGTGGGCGCAAAGGTGCTCGGCGAGCCGGAGATGCTCGGCGTGCAGGAACTTGCCCCGGACCTGCTGACGCTGCGCATGACGTTGAAAACCAGGCCGGGGGCGCAATGGTCGGTGCAGCGCCGACTTCGGCGGGAGATCCTGCAGGCCTACGACGAAAGCGGCATCGAATTGCCCTATCCGCGGGGGCGTATCCACGCCGTGGTGGGCGGCAACGCCGAGAAGTGA